The Liolophura sinensis isolate JHLJ2023 chromosome 12, CUHK_Ljap_v2, whole genome shotgun sequence genome segment gtagaaCCAAAGCAGCGATCACGGAGTGATAgtcgtacagcatagagagtaaaaccacatcagcggtgtgatagatgtacaccatagagagtaaaacgaggACAGCTATGACAGTGTtacagacatacagcacagagagtaaaaccagggaaGCGACGACAGCGGGATAGACGTAAAGcatggagagcaaaaccagagcaacgacggtCCAGgcttgaatttttttcaaaccaCAATACTAGCTCTGACATGTTTTGATTAGCCTCCATCCATTTGAAATAGGTTGCAAGTTTTTACGTACGTGTGCTTCTACTTTTTTTCTTGACTGCCCCCGATATCGTTCTCATTTACATCAGtgactttatttattgttgATTAACGCctatataatgtacattttgtttgcaTGTTAGCTTAATTTTACCCTCATTCACATGTAGGAGTACCACTCGAGCAATGGGAGGCCACAACAAATGACAAAACAATACCGCATGTTCTTCTGTTAACCAAGTTAcagatattattatttatttatctgttcattAACTGGTGTTTCAGGAGGGGCTTTTTTCACACGACGTCGGTCAGGTCTATAGGCAGTGGAAACTAGAATGCCTAGAATCAGCCTTTGGCAAttagctgacaaacctcctgaactGGATTTAAACTGCCACCACAAATGTCCGAGGTCGAACGGTAGCGGGAAATTACAATTGTTAATATAAATCAGGCAAGAAGAGCTCATCTCTTCAATACGATAAGCAGGATTACGTTTTTAGAAGAAAGGGAATAACTAtcagagtaaaaaaaatcatgtttatatCTGTTCGCTCAGTTAATGAAAATCATTGTCGTCTTCTGAAATGAATAAcgaattgttttgaaaacactaAAGACAAAAGCGAAGTCAAACAAAGTGtaattgtatttatacatatattagtaAATCTTGATCAGTTTATAATAGTACAAACCAAAACAGTAGACAGGCATAAAGAAAATTAATGAGGCAAACTATAAAATCATACTGATAACGACATCTTTTTCTacagaaacatttaaatatgacaaaaatattGCCTCACGttatgacattttaaaaaaaacatgtgatttctgttatataatgatatgattGTACAATGTGTGTTCACGCCGTGTTCAAACATATTTAACTTTGATCACTATTGTAATGAGGcaattcaaaataaacatatatacctaaatatatataatatttaatacaagttACCTGTTTACAGAGCACCAATAGCACATATCACAGAAAGGAATGCCTTTCTTTAACATACAGGTATTTCCGACAACatcaatgtacaaattcagGAGTGTAAGATGAGGGACAGGATGAGTCACTTAAAGTATAATATTACTGGTGACTGGAGGAACTCAGGGTTGTGTAATTGATGAATGATTATTTGAGTGGCGTTAACGCGACATTCCAGAATCTCTCCCTTATACGATTTTGATCAGTTTCATGGTTGGAAATACCCAACCATGAAATCACCAGCCTTTTACAAGCTTCTGATTCGGATTTTACTATGTACGGATCACGGATTTTCTCCCATACAGCAGGTTCGTGAGCACGAGCATATCATCAGATGAAAGTCAAGAGAGCTTCAAAAAATTTCATGCAAGACTATATTATAATGGCCTTCCCTATGTTCCCTATCGACCGCTTATTGCCATCAAACCCACAAGAGCAGAGGAGATTCCGATATTGCCCGCTCTCAACAAACAGTAAAACTATGCTGGCAACGTCTAAAATAGCATACATCCTATCATTTAAAAATCATGTACGTTGAGAAGAGGGATTTCGCATTTCATGATCTATATGACACATATGTTCTATGTGCACAATTTTGATTGGTTTCTAATCTCattgaaatgaattattttcgtTTCTTCTGGACTGCCTCCGCAATGGCCTCTTTGATCTCCTTCAGGTGGTTGAGTGTATTGAATTCCATCAGCTGAGATAACCGATCAAACGCCTTGTGAGTGTAGGTGAAGTTAAGCGTGGAATAAGGGGCTTCGGGATCGTCAAAGACGGCGAAGTCCGCGAATTCTTTCTCTTCAGTAGTTTCCCTTGGGACACCTGGTgacgaaaaagaaaatgtttaggGCAAAAAATAGCATGGCATCTGCAAAATACGAAATCAAAACTTCCCAGATTAAAAGGGGTCTctcaaaatgatcaaaatagTCTAGCACCCCAAATCgtggaatatatatgtacaagtaagaGAACATGTATAGCAGTGGGTAGTGTGTTCTAGACTGGCTGTATTGATttactttgtttcatttatttcatgaaatgccatatttaagagtttttcacttatgcgatgacTGTCAAtattatgggtggagcaaaCAGAAGTGCCAGTCGTAAATCTCCGACCGTAAGTAAGGTAATGACGAATGACGACTTTGCACACCTCACTAGTACCAGATGCGTCTTCTTCGACGAATTTTAGACTTCACAAATGTTCTCACGAGCGTTGtagatcgcttattgtcaccaaggcaccacaagcagtgacagcgCAGGAATGTTCCCTGCCCAAGGTCGGTTTTGAAACTGCGCCTTGAAATGCTTGCAACTCACCTGGCTTCTTATACTTCCGGAAGTCGAGATTCACGAGGACGAAGTGAAGTATTATGGGACAGTTAGGGTCGTTGGGATCACGGAAGATGTACAACTCCTTCATCCCTTCTTTCTCAAACACACTCGTGTCGATGGGTGGGAAACGAAGACCGTGCTGTTTAGCCCACTTTTCAGCCAGTTTTATTTCCTGGAAAAAAATCATCAGCGCATTCGTCAGGCAAggcaaatttgttttacaacctCGGAAACCATGGAAAACACGATGATATCGATCTAAAGAAAGCAGTTACTAAAAAAATCCGAATAGTTCAGAGTAAACAGGGCAagtaatgatgtacatataacattgcCCGGAGCTAAGTCAAATTTAAAATACTTTAGAGCTTATGTTTGGtccttgaaattaaaatttgaccaTTTCAAAACACGTGTGACAAGCCCCCAAATTAGTTGACGAAGTTTTTAATTCAACCTAAGGTCATAAATGGCTGTTGTAAAATTGGTACCAGATAGCTGACTGGTTATTCATCAGGAATTAATTTACCTCGAACGGCTCGCTGTCATCGCTGGGTCTACCACTGAAGTCAAACGACAGGATCAAGTCTATCCCTCGGGCTTGCCTCAGCACGAGAGGGTACGGGGAGTTGAAAGTTAACCCTGCGTCCACGACGAATTGTTTCTTCACGTGGGTGAAATACACTCCGATTCGTTCGTCTGAATCGTCTGtaaacataattaaattttcggctaattttatatatatatactatttccACGTCTCGGTCCTATATACTGTCAAATAATGCTGGGAAGGCTGGCCAAGCTGAACAAAGAAGTCTGGCACGGTACATTTGTATCCGGCATGCAGGTAACTAGGTCAacagttcaaatccatctcttgCTGGATCAAATGAGATATACTGCACCAGAAGTTATTTTAATGCTCTTTACTTTAGCTTTACCACCTTCATACAGCTGTTTTGAAATAGTTTCGTAATGGGGAAAGAACACCTGTGAAATAAAGGACTGGGCTAAATACTGAATGCAAGACTTTTGTCTTCTTAAATGTCATTTTGAACTTGTCTGTCATTCTTTTAAACGTTGCATtaatttaatgactgaagtGGAAATGTCTCCGGTAATTACTGGATTAATTAAGTCTTCTCACCAGAATCTGTTTCTTCGGGGGTCTTAGGTTCTTCTCCTTTAGGTAGTAACGCGATTCCTCTCAGGAAGTTGTGAATCACGCCAGCGCGGCCAGTGCGAGTGCTCAGAAGCTGAAATCTCTTGCTGGAAACGGAAAACGATAACCGTGAGGTTTTGATTTTAGCAATCGGTTCACAGTTTTATAACAAACTGTTtaacttcaacatttttgttttcaaattcaaatgaaataaacaagtaataCTTCTGAACTTTTCACGGAAAATACGACGTCACTATACGCTTGTGGTCAAGCGTAGGCAAAATCACCTTTTCTGACTAAATATTGATTTTGGGAAAACATTATATTAGTTTTATAACTAGTTTTAAGACGACTACACAATGACACAGTTCGAACATTAAAAATATCACTgaagttttgttaaaaagtAAATAGGCTTTATATAATGTGTGtagtaaactttttttttgaaagggACAGTAACATCGAAATCAAAGGGTTTAAGCCATTGCACCTCGACAgataactgaaacaaaaatcCTTGCCGTAAAGCTATATTGTCTTATCTGTTTGTCCAAGCAAGCAAACCCAATATCCTTTACGAGTCACGCTAATAGATGAACAGAAGTGGAGTGAAATTTTGAAGCGGTTGGATAGTGGCAGTATTTGCACGGTGACTAAATTAGAGGATCAAATTGCAAAGAGAATAAATTATATTACCTATCTACTAGGTCCTTAAACCAGTTCATCCAGAATCCTTTGTCCGCGACCGTTTTTTCCGCTCCTTGTTCTTCCTCCTCCTTCGTTTTCCTACTTTTGGCCGCGGTCGTAGTATCAGTCAGTTCTTCACAATGATCATAATGAGAGTTATCGTGATCATCAAAatcatcgtcgtcatcatcgTCTTCATCTTCGCTTCCGTCACTCAGCATCGATTCttctttaattttcttttctgcattacaatatcaaaataagAATAATCGTAATTTCCTTCCTATCATAAAAATTGCACGAGATAATACCACTAATCACAAGACGAAATCATCTTTTCAGTAATTTCAGCAATTTGGTACCAAAAACTTCTGTATGACTTCTACTGACGGTTAAGAATATTAGCTTCAGTATCTctttatttcagttaaaatgatAATATTGTGGTTTTTAAGGCCTGGCAAGTGGTGTGCATTTTGCTCATGAACATACTCATTTCCCGTCTGACCATCTTCACGGGGTCCATGTTTCGGTTGTCATCAAATAGTCGATCAAACATGATGCTGAAAGCGTTGCCCCAAATACCTGCGACAAAAGATGGAAAATATGCTGTTACGTAGTTTACagaaaagatatatttattttgtttgattggtgttttacgcaataccCAATAATATTTCGCATAtgcgacgacggccagtattatggtgtagAAATCCAAATGGGGCAATGAAGTGAATAAGTTTTTGTTTGATTATGACAATAGCCAACTCCAGTTTTGTCTAAAAAACTGGGCAAGACAATTTATTGTGAGGTTTCCGGTGAATTTTAGTGCCAATGAAGAAAGGCAGAcaatattcaaaatgctgtattgtaaGAACTTAACGTTGTTTAATTGAACAGATTCATTCTTTTCTCAGGGTAGAGAGAACaaataatgacataaaacacctgCTAACAGGGGAAGAACGGCATCAGAACCTCTCGTATTGCAACAATTTACAAGGTTAAAATACACCCCAAAATTACttcagattttgaaaacaaaacctaGGACTGACCTTGTAAAAAGTGGAGTGGGGGTTCGTCGTACTTCTTCGCCAACTTGCCCATGAAGAACTTACTGCCGAAATACTCGCTCTTCATGAACGACCCAAACTTCGCCATTCCTATCTCGAAAGGGCTGAACTCAATCCATTCTGCAAAGTAACAT includes the following:
- the LOC135479845 gene encoding cytosolic phospholipase A2-like translates to MLTIKLRTGMFFAISGVNSYILLFCLYFEADCYAIPQVDNRPCLILYANVLRGRKITKGWGDMVDTPDPYIELKMRKTPDAKRRTATKTNEPNPVWNENFRYLLDPKEKNILHINLKDDNYTMDWAIGSEQININSLERNKWIKKTVIFNKVSELDMELKTEIDTQPNLRYSVDLCEEEMNYLKVRKLKTMTGMGCLLGGRGPKTIEEVPTVAVLGSGGGFRAMVAYSGVFKALQETGVLDCVIYTCGLSGSCWLLSTLYSHPKWPKLSLKEFQEELKKNIDASFINLMGMQQVSRYIGAMMEKWNNGQPISFTDFYGHLVGETLIKDRKDCTLTDQQIKIVDGNIPMPLYTCVHVKANVSARVFQEWIEFSPFEIGMAKFGSFMKSEYFGSKFFMGKLAKKYDEPPLHFLQGIWGNAFSIMFDRLFDDNRNMDPVKMVRREMKKKIKEESMLSDGSEDEDDDDDDDFDDHDNSHYDHCEELTDTTTAAKSRKTKEEEEQGAEKTVADKGFWMNWFKDLVDSKRFQLLSTRTGRAGVIHNFLRGIALLPKGEEPKTPEETDSDDSDERIGVYFTHVKKQFVVDAGLTFNSPYPLVLRQARGIDLILSFDFSGRPSDDSEPFEEIKLAEKWAKQHGLRFPPIDTSVFEKEGMKELYIFRDPNDPNCPIILHFVLVNLDFRKYKKPGVPRETTEEKEFADFAVFDDPEAPYSTLNFTYTHKAFDRLSQLMEFNTLNHLKEIKEAIAEAVQKKRK